A genomic region of Halomonas aestuarii contains the following coding sequences:
- a CDS encoding nitrous oxide reductase family maturation protein NosD: MSPTSWATDFRASLDEPLQAQIDRTQAGDRLILVPGRYPGSITIDHPLDLRGDGQAIIDGLGQGHAVTINAPGVALEGLEIINWGQNLTELDAGIFVTDQGADSMIRNNRIEGPGFGIWLDAVRGVRVIDNVIRGDNALRSQDRGNGVHLFNVRDVRVEGNDIARTRDGIYIDNSSQSTLSGNELYDLRYGIHYMYAYDNRLENNLTHDTRTGYALMQSKRLTVVGNRSIDDDNYGILMNNITGSRLEGNRIEGIRQPVNARGEGRISGGDGKAIFVYNSQFNEFLDNRFAASDIGIHLTAGSEDNVVLGNAFVDNRQQVKYVATRSQEWSADGRGNYWSDYLGWDLDADGIGDTAYEPNDAMDRLLWRYPAARLLMHSPAVLALRWVQRQFPVFDAEGVKDSAPLMTDPTRDEADT; the protein is encoded by the coding sequence TTGTCCCCCACGAGTTGGGCGACCGACTTTCGGGCGAGCCTCGACGAGCCGCTGCAGGCCCAGATCGACCGCACCCAGGCCGGGGATCGCCTGATCCTCGTCCCGGGACGCTATCCAGGATCGATCACTATCGATCATCCGCTGGACCTTCGCGGCGATGGCCAGGCCATCATCGACGGCCTGGGCCAGGGCCATGCGGTGACCATCAACGCCCCCGGGGTGGCGCTCGAAGGGCTAGAGATCATCAACTGGGGCCAGAACCTCACCGAACTCGACGCCGGCATCTTCGTCACCGACCAGGGCGCCGACAGCATGATCCGCAACAACCGGATCGAAGGACCGGGCTTCGGCATCTGGCTGGATGCGGTCAGAGGCGTCCGGGTCATCGACAATGTCATTCGCGGCGATAACGCATTGCGTTCCCAGGATCGCGGCAACGGCGTTCACCTGTTCAACGTGCGTGACGTGCGGGTCGAGGGCAACGACATCGCCCGCACTCGGGATGGCATCTACATCGACAACAGCAGCCAGAGCACCCTGAGCGGCAACGAACTGTACGATCTGCGCTACGGCATCCATTACATGTATGCCTACGACAATCGCCTGGAGAACAACCTGACACACGACACCCGCACCGGCTACGCGCTGATGCAGTCCAAGCGCCTGACGGTGGTCGGCAACCGCTCCATCGACGACGACAACTACGGCATCCTGATGAACAACATCACCGGATCGAGGCTCGAAGGCAACCGCATCGAGGGCATTCGCCAGCCGGTGAACGCCCGGGGCGAGGGCAGGATCAGCGGCGGCGACGGCAAGGCCATCTTCGTCTACAACTCCCAGTTCAACGAGTTTCTCGACAATCGCTTCGCGGCCAGCGATATCGGCATCCACCTGACCGCCGGCTCCGAGGACAACGTCGTGCTCGGCAACGCCTTCGTCGACAACCGCCAGCAGGTCAAGTACGTGGCCACCCGCTCCCAGGAGTGGTCGGCAGACGGCCGCGGCAACTACTGGAGCGACTACCTGGGCTGGGACCTGGACGCCGATGGCATCGGCGACACCGCCTACGAACCCAACGACGCCATGGACCGCCTGCTGTGGCGCTATCCCGCCGCACGGCTGCTGATGCATAGCCCCGCAGTACTGGCGCTGCGCTGGGTACAGCGCCAGTTCCCGGTGTTCGACGCCGAGGGGGTCAAGGACAGCGCGCCGCTGATGACCGACCCCACCCGCGACGAGGCCGACACATGA
- a CDS encoding ABC transporter ATP-binding protein: MNDIITFNGVTKRHGDVTSLENLHLEVQEGEVMALLGHNGAGKTTTMKLILGLLAPSEGEVRVFGVAPHGGEADRLRRRLGFLPENVGFYEQLSGREVLDYFARLKRVDRHRIDDRLEQVGLGGAARRRVKTYSKGMRQRLGLAQALLGEPRLLLLDEPTTGLDPAATRDFYATVRVLRDRGCTVLLSSHVLPGVEPYIDRALILGAGRRLALGSLDELRRQAELPLTIRAKGHWSASEPPLAIPEAGSTPRRLNGHAQEFSVHPADKMAVLRRLTATPGVEDIELLPPTLEHLYAHFSSSFTPRGLS, from the coding sequence ATGAATGACATCATCACCTTCAACGGCGTCACCAAGCGGCACGGCGACGTCACCAGCCTCGAGAATCTCCATCTCGAGGTGCAGGAAGGCGAGGTAATGGCCCTGCTGGGCCATAACGGCGCCGGCAAGACCACCACCATGAAGCTGATCCTCGGGCTGCTCGCGCCGAGCGAGGGTGAGGTGCGGGTGTTCGGCGTGGCGCCTCACGGTGGCGAGGCCGACCGGCTGCGCCGGCGGCTGGGCTTCCTGCCCGAGAACGTCGGCTTCTACGAGCAGCTGAGCGGCCGCGAGGTGCTCGACTACTTCGCCCGACTCAAGCGCGTCGACCGGCACCGGATCGACGACCGCCTCGAGCAGGTCGGTCTCGGCGGGGCGGCGAGGCGACGCGTCAAGACCTACTCGAAGGGCATGCGCCAACGCCTGGGACTGGCCCAGGCGCTGCTCGGCGAGCCGCGACTGTTGTTACTCGACGAACCCACCACCGGCCTCGACCCGGCGGCAACCCGGGACTTCTACGCCACGGTCCGGGTCCTGCGCGACCGGGGCTGCACGGTGCTGCTGTCGTCCCACGTGCTCCCCGGGGTCGAGCCTTACATCGACCGGGCGCTGATCCTCGGCGCCGGGCGCCGCCTGGCACTGGGCAGCCTCGACGAACTGCGCCGCCAGGCCGAGCTGCCGCTGACCATTCGCGCCAAGGGCCACTGGTCAGCGAGCGAGCCGCCGCTGGCGATCCCGGAGGCCGGGAGTACGCCGAGGCGACTCAACGGCCACGCCCAGGAGTTCAGCGTTCACCCCGCCGACAAGATGGCGGTGCTGCGTCGGCTGACGGCCACCCCCGGGGTCGAGGACATCGAGCTGCTGCCGCCGACCCTCGAGCACCTCTACGCGCACTTTTCCTCCTCCTTCACGCCGCGAGGTCTGTCATGA